In Methanooceanicella nereidis, the sequence ATTAAAAAGGAAGAGGATAAGACCTGGGCTCAGATAGACACCACCAGCCTTTACTATGATCCGCACTATCTTGAGGTGACCACTCAGGCGAAGAGCGCGGAAGAGGAAGAGGAAAGCGTAAAGATAGACTATGAAGAGCTTGAGCAAAAAATAAAGGCCATGGAAGACGCGCTTAGCGTCAAGGACATAATGACTGACAGCTCATGCGAAGGCGGAGGATGAAGATCCCCCTTATTTCGCAAATTCCTCTAATTCCTTTAATAATATCTTATTCATCTTTTCGACGGTCTTTTTATCTCCACGGATAGCAAGCAGGTCGCGCTCTATGTCGCAAACGCCTATCGGGACAAAGATGTCGTCTCTTCGAACGATATTAAGGTCATGTTCTTTTGCGAGCCTTATGATGAGCTTTCTCGGCGTTCCGGGAGGTATCAGCAGATCAAATGTATCCGGTATTACTTCATCGCCTCTGCGGCCGTTTTTGATCCCCAGTAGTTCCTCAACGGATTCGAGTTCTAT encodes:
- a CDS encoding DUF2098 domain-containing protein produces the protein MEASESVMTTDLNGKPIKVGTTVRYITTRTVGKVIDIKKEEDKTWAQIDTTSLYYDPHYLEVTTQAKSAEEEEESVKIDYEELEQKIKAMEDALSVKDIMTDSSCEGGG